In one Deinococcus planocerae genomic region, the following are encoded:
- the araD gene encoding L-ribulose-5-phosphate 4-epimerase AraD: MTFDALREQACEANLALVGHGLVLLTWGNASAFDPESGVMAIKPSGVPYADLTPREMVLVEVGSGRVLDGAGRPSSDTDTHRGLYAAFGGVRGVVHTHSTYATAWAQSGLDLPCLGTTHADDFRGPVPCTRPLSAAEIGAPEGYEHATGAAIVREFRERGLDPLGVPGVLVHGHAPFTWGESAGGAVHAAVVLERVAQLALLARLLAPNAPPLAGALLDRHHSRKHGPNASYGQPGSAPQSGGQDRKGKVP, from the coding sequence GTGACCTTTGACGCGCTGCGCGAGCAGGCCTGCGAGGCGAACCTCGCCCTCGTGGGCCACGGGCTCGTCCTGCTGACCTGGGGCAACGCCTCCGCGTTCGACCCGGAGAGCGGCGTGATGGCGATCAAGCCCAGCGGGGTGCCGTACGCGGACCTCACCCCGCGCGAGATGGTGCTCGTGGAGGTCGGAAGCGGGCGGGTGCTGGACGGTGCGGGGCGCCCCTCGTCCGACACCGACACGCACCGGGGGCTGTACGCGGCCTTCGGGGGCGTGCGGGGGGTCGTGCACACCCACTCGACCTACGCGACCGCGTGGGCACAGTCGGGGCTCGACCTGCCGTGCCTGGGCACCACCCACGCCGACGACTTTCGCGGCCCCGTGCCCTGCACCCGGCCCCTGTCGGCGGCGGAGATCGGCGCGCCGGAGGGCTACGAGCACGCGACGGGCGCGGCCATCGTGCGCGAGTTCCGCGAGCGCGGCCTGGACCCGCTCGGCGTGCCGGGGGTGCTCGTGCACGGGCACGCGCCCTTCACCTGGGGAGAGAGCGCGGGGGGGGCCGTCCACGCGGCGGTCGTCCTCGAACGGGTGGCGCAGCTCGCCCTGCTCGCGCGGCTGCTCGCGCCGAACGCGCCGCCCCTCGCGGGGGCGCTGCTCGACCGCCACCACTCCCGCAAACACGGGCCGAACGCCTCGTACGGCCAACCCGGCTCCGCTCCCCAGTCGGGCGGACAGGACCGGAAAGGAAAGGTGCCATGA
- a CDS encoding phosphogluconate dehydrogenase C-terminal domain-containing protein yields MTQEHAGQEHAGQEVRQTVAILGAAGHMGTRISRTLARHPEYALLFVEADGAGEERLRARGDTPTAPADALARADVVVLAVPDRLIRAVAHEAVPRVRPGTLIVTLDPAAPYAGHLPERADVSYFVTHPAHPPVFNDEVGEARRDFFGSGLAKQAIVSALMQGPEEDYARGEAVSGAMFGPILRSHRVTVEQMAILEPAMSETVVATLATAMREAMDEAIRMGVPPEAARDFILGHINIPLAIVFGEIEWDFSAGAKAAIEQARHDIFRPDWKERVFDLAAIRRSIARITGEVGGVTT; encoded by the coding sequence ATGACACAGGAACACGCGGGGCAGGAGCACGCCGGGCAGGAGGTCCGGCAGACGGTCGCCATCCTCGGCGCCGCGGGCCACATGGGCACGCGCATCTCGCGCACGCTCGCCCGCCACCCCGAGTACGCCCTGCTCTTCGTGGAGGCGGACGGGGCGGGTGAGGAGCGGCTGCGGGCGCGCGGGGACACGCCCACCGCCCCCGCGGACGCGCTGGCGCGGGCCGACGTCGTGGTGCTCGCCGTGCCCGACCGGCTGATCCGGGCGGTCGCGCACGAGGCGGTGCCCCGGGTGCGCCCCGGCACCCTGATCGTCACCCTCGACCCCGCCGCCCCCTACGCGGGCCACCTCCCGGAGCGGGCGGACGTCTCGTACTTCGTGACCCACCCCGCCCATCCCCCGGTGTTCAACGACGAGGTGGGCGAGGCCCGGCGCGACTTCTTCGGGAGCGGCCTCGCCAAGCAGGCCATCGTGAGCGCGCTGATGCAGGGCCCAGAGGAGGACTACGCCCGCGGGGAGGCGGTCTCGGGGGCGATGTTCGGCCCGATCCTCAGGTCGCACCGGGTCACGGTCGAGCAGATGGCGATCCTGGAACCCGCGATGAGCGAGACGGTGGTCGCCACCCTCGCCACCGCGATGCGCGAGGCGATGGACGAGGCGATTCGCATGGGGGTGCCGCCCGAGGCGGCGCGCGACTTCATCCTCGGGCACATCAACATCCCGCTCGCCATCGTGTTCGGGGAGATCGAGTGGGACTTCTCGGCGGGGGCGAAGGCGGCCATCGAGCAGGCCCGGCACGACATCTTCCGGCCCGACTGGAAAGAGCGCGTCTTCGACCTCGCCGCCATCCGGCGCAGCATTGCTAGGATCACGGGCGAGGTGGGGGGCGTCACGACCTGA